A genome region from Myripristis murdjan chromosome 16, fMyrMur1.1, whole genome shotgun sequence includes the following:
- the otud7b gene encoding OTU domain-containing protein 7B isoform X4, with protein MTVDMDAVLSDFVRSTGAEPGLARDLLEGKNWDFTAALSDFEQLRQVHAGNLTYSFPEERTYLPAEKEMARVGRPLLHRQDEVVQATEKRLSRGISHASSTIVSLARSHVSSTGGSSNEPLLDTPLCTFQLPDLTVYRDDFRGFIERDLIEQSMMVALEHAGRLNWWTRVGPNCQSLLPLATSGDGNCLLHAASLGMWGFHDRDLMLRKSLYALMDHGLEREALRRRWRWQQTQQNKESGLVYTEEEWQKEWNELLKLASSEPRIHYSTNGTNGAESSDEPVYESLEEFHVFVLAHVLRRPIVVVADTMLRDSGGEAFAPIPFGGIYLPLEVPAAKCHRSPLVLAYDQAHFSALVSMEQKDNSKEQVVIPLTDSEHKMLPVHFAVDPGKDWEWGKDDTDNVMLASVALSLEAKLQMLHSYMTVTWLPLPCEQAPLAQPESPTASAGEDARTPPDSGESDKESVSSSSNGNGDTATATTVNGGVSSAKNSSSSSSSSSSNGSAGAGTGTAGKDKSKKDKDKEKDKKRADSVANKLGSFGKSLGSKLKKNVGGLMTGKNAGAGGAKQEGGEKKKGSLRGRKGSKDSSPSAHASEDSGKGSPSSGSERLNGTGSSTSSSGGSSTEGDPYKYSADVKVSLGILRAAMQGERKFIFASLLTTSNRQPFQEEMIQRYLADAEERFRAEQEQQRRDAERKSVTNGMQPPKKEAGGGTELGYRPFEAKEELSESSPPSFNHLKSSCLSPSVYSGVVPIPRTSFIDQPPAPAPLTQHLHMHGYMETRRQLAGGSPASSYPGLPSYATLPRHCPTTQGSSHSQYNHPQAPPPISPSRLTPSYPPEHDPPDYPMSEPAGGGYSNGFRDVRSSLDSRSGPPPVRHYSLGSAGGLASLQSSRCRTPNCTYYGHPETGNYCSYCYREELKRRETEPAIHRF; from the exons ATGACCGTGGATATGGACGCAGTCCTGTCCGACTTTGTCCGTTCCACTGGAGCTGAACCAGGATTGGCCAGAGACCTGCTAGAGG GCAAGAACTGGGATTTCACTGCTGCCCTCAGCGACTTTGAGCAGCTACGtcaggtgcatgctgggaacCTGACATACTCGTTCCCTGAGGAGAGGACGTATCTGCCTGCTGAGAAGGAGATGGCCAGGGTAGGACGGCCCCTACTTCACCGCCAAGATGAAGTGGTGCAAG CGACAGAGAAACGTCTGTCAAGGGGCATCTCCCATGCCAGTTCAACCATCGTGTCCCTCGCTCGGTCGCATGTTTCAAGCACTGGTGGGAGCAGCAATGAGCCCCTCCTCGACACGCCACTCTGCACTTTCCAACTACCAGACCTCACAGTGTACCGGGATGACTTTCGTGGCTTCATCGAGAGGGATCTCATTGAGCAGTCAATGATGGTGGCCTTGGAGCATGCTG GGAGACTGAACTGGTGGACCAGGGTGGGTCCCAACTGTCAGAGTCTGTTACCTCTGGCAACGAGCGGAGATGGAAATTGCCTGTTACACGCAGCCTCGCTTG GTATGTGGGGCTTTCATGACCGGGACCTGATGCTGCGCAAGTCCTTGTACGCACTGATGGATCACGGCCTGGAGAGGGAGGCACTGAGGCGCAGGTGGAGGTGGCAGCAGACCCAGCAGAACAAAGAG TCTGGCCTGGTGTACACGGAGGAGGAGTGGCAGAAAGAGTGGAATGAGTTGCTGAAACTAGCCTCCAGTGAGCCCAGAATACACTACAGCACCAACGGCACCAACGG GGCGGAGTCCTCAGATGAGCCGGTGTACGAAAGTTTAGAGGAGTTCCACGTATTTGTCCTGGCCCATGTACTCAGGAGGCCCATAGTGGTGGTGGCTGACACCATGCTGAGGGACTCTGGAGGAGAAG CCTTTGCTCCCATCCCGTTTGGAGGCATCTACCTACCGCTGGAGGTGCCAGCTGCCAAGTGCCATCGCTCGCCGCTGGTCCTGGCATATGACCAGGCGCACTTTTCAGCGCTTGTCTCCATGGAACAGAAAGACAACTCCAAAGAGCAAG TGGTGATCCCTCTCACTGACTCAGAACACAAGATGCTGCCTGTGCACTTTGCTGTGGATCCTGGAAAAGACTGGGAGTGGGGCAAGGATGACACTGACAACGTGATGTTGGCAAG TGTGGCTCTGTCTTTGGAGGCCAAGCTCCAGATGTTGCACAGCTACATGACCGTCACCTGGCTGCCTCTGCCCTGTGAG CAAGCCCCTCTGGCCCAGCCTGAGTCTCCTACAGCATCCGCAGGAGAGGATGCCCGCACGCCTCCCGACTCAGGAGAGTCAGACAAGGAGTCAGTCAGCAGCAGCTCGAATGGCAATGGGGATACGGCTACGGCAACAACAGTGAATGGAGGAGTGTCCTCGGCCAAGAAcagctcctcttcatcatccagtTCCTCCAGTAATGGCTCAGCAGGGGCGGGGACAGGGACAGCCGGCAAGGACAAGagcaagaaagacaaagacaaagagaaagacaagaagagGGCAGACTCAGTCGCTAATAAACTGGGAAGTTTTGGCAAGAGCCTGGGCAGCAAGCTTAAGAAGAACGTGGGTGGGCTGATGACAGGGAAGaatgctggagctggaggagccaAGCAGGAGGgcggggagaagaagaagggctCGTTGAGGGGGAGGAAGGGCAGTAAGGATAGCTCACCCTCCGCCCATGCCTCCGAAGATTCAGGGAAAGGCTCCCCCTCCTCAGGCAGCGAGCGCCTCAACGGGACGGGCAGCAGTACCAGCAGCAGCGGTGGCAGCAGCACTGAGGGGGACCCCTACAAGTACAGCGCTGACGTCAAAGTCAGCTTGGGCATCCTGCgcgctgccatgcaaggtgagAGGAAATTCATCTTCGCCAGTCTTCTCACTACCAGCAACCGGCAGCCCTTCCAGGAGGAGATGATCCAGAGATATCTTGCTGACGCAGAGGAGCGCTTCCGGGctgagcaggagcagcagcgcCGCgatgcagagaggaagagcgtCACCAATGGTATGCAGCCACCCAAGAAGGAAGCGGGAGGTGGCACAGAGCTGGGCTACAGGCCTTTTGAGGCCAAAGAGGAGCTGTCAGAGAGCTCGCCGCCCTCCTTCAACCACCTCAAGTCCTCTTGCTTGAGCCCCTCTGTGTACTCTGGTGTTGTACCCATCCCCCGGACCTCCTTCATAGACCAGCCCCCCGCTCCGGCACCTCTCACCCAGCACCTTCACATGCATGGCTACATGGAGACACGGCGCCAGCTAGCTGGCGGCTCCCCCGCGTCCTCCTACCCTGGCCTCCCGTCATATGCTACCCTCCCCCGCCACTGCCCCACAACGCAGGGTTCCTCCCATTCCCAATACAACCACCCGCAAGCCCCACCTCCCATCAGCCCCTCACGCCTCACCCCCTCGTATCCCCCTGAGCACGACCCACCAGACTACCCCATGTCTGAACCAGCTGGCGGCGGCTACAGCAATGGTTTCCGGGATGTGCGATCCAGTCTAGACTCTCGGAGTGGGCCGCCTCCAGTCAGACACTACTCACTGGGCAGCGCTGGTGGTTTGGCCAGCCTGCAGTCCAGCCGCTGCCGGACGCCCAACTGCACCTATTATGGACACCCTGAGACAGGCAACTACTGCTCCTACTGCTACCGGGAAGAGTtgaagaggagggagacagaacCGGCCATCCACAGGTTCTGA